The Vespa velutina chromosome 2, iVesVel2.1, whole genome shotgun sequence sequence GTAAACGTCGTTGTCAACTACGTCGTTGTTCTCATCGACgtcaacgtcgtcgtcgtcgtcgtcgtcgtcgtcgtcgtcgtcgtcgttgtcgtcgttgtcgtcgtcgccaCCGCGCGGCTCAAGCGAAAAGTCGCTCGCTCGCAACCGCCCGCCTGAATCCGCGCGCGCGGAATAAATCGTGAGTACACGcccacgtatgtacgtatctatgttCTTATTCAACATGGTACATATACGAAAAatatgtaagagaaagagagagagagagagagagagagagagaaaaaggaaaaaaaagagagaaatcaacGATCATCCATTACTAATCTCAAAACAACGATTTGACGTTGACGTTATGCGCACTAATACAATACGCTCGAAAGATACGTTCGTACataaattagagaaaaaaagagagagagagagaaaaagagaaatatccatgtattaaatatacatgtagGTAGCACAGAACTATCGTCTTTTTAACGCGCCTTTCGAAACCAAAATCGACGCGCTCGCGTGATCAAGTTGGTCTCAACCCGCCTAGAAACATTTAGTTTCTATTCGTTAAAACTCGCTCGTATTTACTCGTTCTGTTTTCGTACACATTTCGGCACCGCGACGACGTACGAATACGCGCGGCTAGGaatgacaacgatgacgatgacaacgacacgacgacgacgacgacgacgatgacgatgacgatgatggaaataataatggtgatgacaataataataatgatgatgatgatgatgatgatgatgatgatgatgatgatgatgatgatgatgatgacgacgacgacaacgacgacaacgtcgAGCACACAAAGCTACGAGAAACGATCATGATCACTACCTCGATTCTCGGCACACTTCTACACTTCTTCCGGAGCACTGCCACCGCACAGATTTACGCGAGCAACGAGAAGGAGGGGGACTCTGGCCAGAGAACAAAGGAAAGCAGGTCTCGGAAGGTACGATGACGACGTCAACGAcgtcaacgacgacgacgacgacgactacgactatgacgattacgacgacgacgacgacgacgacgacgacgacgacgacgacgacgacgacgacgacgacgacgacgacgacaacgacgacgacgacgacgacgacgacgacgacgacgacgacgacgacgatgatgatgatgatgacgataatgatgacaatgatgatgatgatgacgagaACCAGGACAACGACACGGCGATAATTACGAGGATGTCGATGACGTCCTCGACGTTTACGATAACTAACCCAGTACGAGTCCTCGACGATTACGACGACGAGGATAACGAGGacaacgaggacgacgacgagccGACGAACGAACTACGGCCTGGTACCTCCGCACTTCGCGAGCACTCTCACGCATTTATCGATGTCAAACGTCTCTGCACCGTAGAAGCACCAGGCCTCCCTTCTAACGGCACCTACGATTGGTTGAATGGTGCGCGAATGCAACGGCTCGTCCAATCGCCGTCTTTGATACGGCGCTACCGCGCGAGCCGCCACCAGCACCGGTGGTGTCACGTGAATCTCATGCccgaaaacaaaacaaacagcTGGCCGTGTCCCTCGCCTCGCTCGGTTGCACGCTATCGTGCGTGCGTCTTTCGATGCACGACAACGATCCCTTTCGAAGTCtgaccctcctcctcctcctcctcctcctcttcctcctcctcttcctcctcctcttactcCTACTCCTACTCCTATTCTATTCGctacttcttatttttccccGCCAAAATATTTAGGACGATTTTCTCGCAACTTTGTTCGTAGTTTTGTTCCCagttcctccccccccccgtCGCCCTCCTCCAAGCTCTTATTAAACTTTCGTACGATATTCTCcatctattttgttttctttctttttttttttctttttttcttttttttttccttcctttactttttttcctttctatagcgaaacgatataaaaaaggaaataaccaatgataaatttaaagattatCAACAAATCGCGCGCGATCGATTATTGTAGTGTTATGCTTTCgaaaaaatcgaaatgaattttctctttcttttaacttttttttttttttgttgcttttgcactcttttttcttctcttatttttttttccttccttttttttttttttttttttttttttttttttttgttgttgtttttttcccctatcCACGAACGGTCACCTTCTCCCAATCGAGCTTTCGTAATTCGCGCCATCTTTCGCGCCATGAGATTTTTCCTTACGATTTTCAAAGTTGCGAAAACGACCACTTCCGATTTTTAATGGCCGATCTGATATTGAACgcattttatatcgtttttttttttttctttttgtttttcttgatCAGGAACTATTAAGTTTTTATTTGTGGTGcatcaaaaaataaagaagattgtTTTTCCTGTTTTGCGATGAAGGTTAGTCGGATTAACGATCGAACTTAATCGGAGAAAGTTCTGATAAGGATTGCGGTTACGACCTTTTCAAGTAGTCATCGAGATTATCTTTATGATAACAAGTGTCGAGGCAATTGACAAGACGATAacttattactttattattgaattttatcattgaataGATCGAAATAccatcgtataaaataatattttttacatcgatgaattttaattttttttaaatcggcATCAAATTAATGGAATGATTAATTGTTCTCATTTGTTAATCCGACGTAAAAGATATCCTAAGTTATAATAGTGTCGATAaatttgagaaatattttaatcctttcacaatattatcatttatttctttaatttatataaaataatgtgattatttaattgattgaaattaatacAAGTTATTCGACCTGCGAATATTTCATCGAGGAATTCTTACATTCGAGAAACagattttatattgaatatcgcGAGAGtattttgcaaaataatttCCAATGCTTTTAGCATGTAAATTCTTGctattaattttgaatacAAATGCTTATATCCCTCCTGTAACGAATATatgattattgaaaaatttaacattgtatatattattatataattaataattatgattaacttaccgttaatattttaattcttctataataaatactaaACTTTTGGCATAGCCGTGATAAAAACATGCATATAACTTGTGGACAGATTTGAAAATTAGGTTTATGCCTGATACTGTTTTCTATAGCTTGAGAATATCCAATTATAAAGTTATAAATGAGTTCCCATTCATcctacaaaatatataattttaaaattctagtaatattaaaatataattgttttaaatatcaatgttTTACCTCATCATCTAAAACAGAAAAATCTACAGCCTCGATATTTGTTAATTCTGGATATTCTCCGTTGGATATAccttcattatatttttctataattgcAGCTATTCTAGCAGTATTGTATAATATGAAAGGTGCACctgaaacaatatttttactcAATATTTTTACTAATAGTTTGTAACTTATATTCAAGCTACgtttataatcatataattaatgaaagacCTTTCGTATTGGTAAGACTTCTGTCTGTATTTGTATGAATATTAATGGAAACAGGACGACTTGGTTTAACAGCCAATAATTCAAAAGTGACAGTAGCCTCTGCCATATTCCGAAGGAAAGAATCCTCATTTGTatcttgtttgtttgtttcaagatatttttgttcgtttaattccattattgtttcaattttattatatatatatttgctccaagttaatgttatttctttgGTATTTGTTTCAGAATTTTTAACCACACCACACACATAATTTTTACTATCTTCAATCGTTTCTCTATGAGACTTATTGGTTAATACAACAGAATGAGGGCAAACCTTCTTGCATATACTGTATCCTTGCAAATCCAAAATTCTTTCACTGATATcctttattaattgtaatctCATGCTAGTTAATTCTGATTGTTCATCTGGAAGAAATGTTAggcaaatattttcatttatagatGCGTTTCTTCCAAACGATGGTCCTTTTTGAATGACGgtatttataatagttttcATAACAGATGGTCTTTCCAGAAATAGACAAATCCGTTCGTTTTGTAAAGTAcattttgttatctttaaaTTCCAAGTATTACTAGCTAAAATGAGTGATTGAAAGACCTAAACACAATAATTACTatactattatttaaacatgaaaaaaaaatttattgaaataggTTATGTtgtactttaatatatattttattttcattccattttttaccttttcattAGTATTAATCTTTTCCACTTGTTCTAACACAGTATTTCCAATGTGTGCACAATGTTGCAAAATATTGGTACAGTTTTCATTACAATCTAATTTATCAGCTAAAATGGTCTTCCATAATTTGAGGCTAGGTAAAAAATACAAGTCTCCGtttataaataacttttcattattaactCTGATAATTGATTGATCTTTACACTCAAATCccgttaaatgaaaaaatatatgatcaaTAAGTGttgaaatagaattatttgatatattttccaTGGGGAAGTAATTCTTGTTAAATCTCCGAGTTATTTTTTCCACAATTAAGGttatgttttcctttttccttggTTGTTAAAAATCAAAGACGTAAAGTTTACAAATGTTTAATTTCAATAGCTTTTTTATTAGAGATATTAAGTTGATCATAAAAGATCTTTATGTCAAATATTACTACTAAGGTGTTTATTactagtttatatatatatatatatatacacacacacacacatatgtttatgcacatatatatacacgcgcgcacacacacatacatatatatgcatatatatatatatatacatacagtgttatatacataaatgccgaatatatatatatatatatatatatatatatatatgtgtatataatataatacaaattgatctcagaaatgatattttatctgagcataattaaaataatacaacaacaataatacatCCATTAGTAAAACATTAACGACtaaaatttgttcattttatattagGTATCACATAGAATGATGATATTTGACATATGCTATTGCGGCAAGTCCCTTACAAAATTCTTCTGTAACTACAACACTTTCGAGCAATgtattttccttctccctGTAATATCGTCAAAATATTGTTTCCattgctttttattatttaagaaagtaaatttaaCTTAATACTTACACATCGTGGATACAGTCATctaataatctctctcttgtttcttttaatttttgtttagatTCTGCGGTCTTTGGTATTTCATTAACTAGCTGCTTGATTACTTTCTGGAGACAAGTAAATAGACTTTTTGTGCCAGGCACTAGCGGTAGAAgaggatttaataaaaattcatgcaAGTATGGATGCGGTAAGAGTGTTAATCTAGAGATTACAACCGTAAGTTGCAAGTTAATTTCATATCTTTGCTTAGACATATTGCAAACTTTATCGAAGAGCATAGTTAAAAAAGGTCCCATGTAAAACCGTGTAGCACCATGATCAGCTTCTGGTCTGGAATCAGAACTAGCAGAGTCGTCATGCGTTACTGCTTCCAAAGGCCATGCCATTAAAAAACAATCCCTTAATACAGTAGAATACTGTTTTTCCAGAACAACCATGCATCTTTCGTAACTATTGATATCAGGATCGGTTTGAAGATAGCGTGGTACCAGCGATAAGAAGCTAAAGCAAAATTATGTTCTAATAAGGTATCAAAGTGCATATTGAAACATTCtagaacaaaattattagCCCTCACCAATTGACAATCCTATGAATATTACTCGGAGCCAAAGTTCTACTGTGACTTTGTTCATAAGAAAGATCTAatgtacttttcttttctctttctctttcatcttcttcatcgcTCCAGGATGTAATGGCACTGTCCGCGGCcgtattatcgtaatatccTCGACTAGTCAAATACATCAATGCAAGACAATGAAGGGtatgttcgtttcttttatctataacttcttcgaataatttcaACGTTTCTACCGTCAGTTCGTCGCTATCCGtgtaacaattatttattaatctatacAAAACTGGTGAGGTACAAACGTTTGGAATTTCTGGATGCCTATTGTGTCCGACAAGCCAATAGCTCACCTCtaagaattttcaaaatgtgcttttgtattttttctttttaaaaataaataatcatttcatgttacaaatatatatatatatatatatacctgtaaACAATGTAGAGGATGCAAGCTCTTTCAAGCATTTAGTAATCAACGCAGTTACGAGAATAACTTGATGATCGGCTAAAGCAGGCGTAACtattttttcgaagaaatttattctaatGTGCTTCGCCAATACATCAGCTACATCCGTAGATGCTTCTCTTATAAGCTGATTACAATAATCAAACCACATATAAAAAGCTGCGACCTGTCGACAACCaggaaactttttttcttttgtccatAAAGGTGAATCCAAACCCCACGTCACGTCGACAACATCGATCTCATTTGGATCTACGTGAGCTGGTACAGCATTAAAAAGATTCTCTAAACGGCTAGTTATGATCGTCGATAAATCGCTTTGTGCTACCATTTGAGCAAAGGTGATATCTTCGAGCGAAGCTAAGACCATTATACCTTCGCAGGCTCTCACTCTAACCGTGTTGTCCtataatgaaaggaaagagaaaaaaaaaaaaaaaaaaaaaaaaaaaaaaaaaaaaaaagatcgttaaaagaaatctcattgtaaataaaacaaagtcaaGTGAAATAAACACGATTATTTACAGCACTGTTTACGTAGCTCATAAGGGCTTCCAATAAAAGGCATTTTGATTTCGCTGGTATTCGCGATGGTATCAAAAGACTTCGTCcgcaattattttctattggaTTATTTGTCTTGTCACAGGTATTGCAATCCTCGGTAAGTCTCAAATCTTTCATACTTTGTAAACACGTTTCTATTTCGGTTACGGGATTGTCAAGTTCATCGCAAAGCTTATCCGTAATATTTGAATTGTTTTGTTTATCATCCGGTAGGTTCATAGTCAAAGTCGAATTACAACAGACATTTTGTGTGAGCGGACTCGAGGATTGGGATATATTCTCCGTATCTTTGGAAGAAGTAGATGCGTTCGAACGTGTGGAAGTGTTAGGTGGTAGGTCAATCTTGATACAACTTATATTAGAACATAAAGACTTTCGTCTGTTGTTTTCAGGATTCAATAGATTCGGATTTACCAAAGCAATCGCCTGTGTATTCAATGGTTCGAACAAAGGAttagaattattcttttttctatttggaACGTAAGTAACTTTCTCGACTTCCAATCTTTCTGAATTTGAACGATTCGAGCCATTTGGCTTTTGTAACATTGGTAcgtcatttattatattcgtcaCGTGCGGATACTTGCAAACTAAGAAACAGAGCGTTAAGAGAAATTGAATCTCTTCGGTTTCAATTGGAGACGGCGTGTTTCCATTGCAGATTACGATTAGACGTTGTATAGGTGCATAGATTGAGGTGTGATGTAACAAAGGATATTTTGATCGACCaagtaattttcttaaaaatgaaagacagaCCACTCTCATACCAGGTGGTGTCTCGGCTGTTGCCAATGAAGCTAACAGATCCAAAAGTTTGTGCTGCAATAAGTATTCCAAACATGGCCCAGGATCATTTccatctttttcctcttccaatAAAAGC is a genomic window containing:
- the LOC124946498 gene encoding DALR anticodon-binding domain-containing protein 3, with translation MENISNNSISTLIDHIFFHLTGFECKDQSIIRVNNEKLFINGDLYFLPSLKLWKTILADKLDCNENCTNILQHCAHIGNTVLEQVEKINTNEKVFQSLILASNTWNLKITKCTLQNERICLFLERPSVMKTIINTVIQKGPSFGRNASINENICLTFLPDEQSELTSMRLQLIKDISERILDLQGYSICKKVCPHSVVLTNKSHRETIEDSKNYVCGVVKNSETNTKEITLTWSKYIYNKIETIMELNEQKYLETNKQDTNEDSFLRNMAEATVTFELLAVKPSRPVSINIHTNTDRSLTNTKGAPFILYNTARIAAIIEKYNEGISNGEYPELTNIEAVDFSVLDDEDEWELIYNFIIGYSQAIENSIRHKPNFQICPQVICMFLSRLCQKFSIYYRRIKILTEGYKHLYSKLIARIYMLKALEIILQNTLAIFNIKSVSRM
- the LOC124946495 gene encoding FHF complex subunit HOOK interacting protein 2A-like isoform X2 — translated: MISGIHVALKNAIDVIAPPATPLQDFTYHWKQLMNFYINHLNDCKVPIQTTSIPRHLDRLLELLLEEEKDGNDPGPCLEYLLQHKLLDLLASLATAETPPGMRVVCLSFLRKLLGRSKYPLLHHTSIYAPIQRLIVICNGNTPSPIETEEIQFLLTLCFLVCKYPHVTNIINDVPMLQKPNGSNRSNSERLEVEKVTYVPNRKKNNSNPLFEPLNTQAIALVNPNLLNPENNRRKSLCSNISCIKIDLPPNTSTRSNASTSSKDTENISQSSSPLTQNVCCNSTLTMNLPDDKQNNSNITDKLCDELDNPVTEIETCLQSMKDLRLTEDCNTCDKTNNPIENNCGRSLLIPSRIPAKSKCLLLEALMSYVNSADNTVRVRACEGIMVLASLEDITFAQMVAQSDLSTIITSRLENLFNAVPAHVDPNEIDVVDVTWGLDSPLWTKEKKFPGCRQVAAFYMWFDYCNQLIREASTDVADVLAKHIRINFFEKIVTPALADHQVILVTALITKCLKELASSTLFTEVSYWLVGHNRHPEIPNVCTSPVLYRLINNCYTDSDELTVETLKLFEEVIDKRNEHTLHCLALMYLTSRGYYDNTAADSAITSWSDEEDEREREKKSTLDLSYEQSHSRTLAPSNIHRIVNCFLSLVPRYLQTDPDINSYERCMVVLEKQYSTVLRDCFLMAWPLEAVTHDDSASSDSRPEADHGATRFYMGPFLTMLFDKVCNMSKQRYEINLQLTVVISRLTLLPHPYLHEFLLNPLLPLVPGTKSLFTCLQKVIKQLVNEIPKTAESKQKLKETRERLLDDCIHDVEKENTLLESVVVTEEFCKGLAAIAYVKYHHSM
- the LOC124946495 gene encoding FHF complex subunit HOOK interacting protein 2A-like isoform X1, translating into MYIFLNYVYIYIYIHSMRITSSFVCVHIYIYIWLMFHTIKLSITSDFKIAPPATPLQDFTYHWKQLMNFYINHLNDCKVPIQTTSIPRHLDRLLELLLEEEKDGNDPGPCLEYLLQHKLLDLLASLATAETPPGMRVVCLSFLRKLLGRSKYPLLHHTSIYAPIQRLIVICNGNTPSPIETEEIQFLLTLCFLVCKYPHVTNIINDVPMLQKPNGSNRSNSERLEVEKVTYVPNRKKNNSNPLFEPLNTQAIALVNPNLLNPENNRRKSLCSNISCIKIDLPPNTSTRSNASTSSKDTENISQSSSPLTQNVCCNSTLTMNLPDDKQNNSNITDKLCDELDNPVTEIETCLQSMKDLRLTEDCNTCDKTNNPIENNCGRSLLIPSRIPAKSKCLLLEALMSYVNSADNTVRVRACEGIMVLASLEDITFAQMVAQSDLSTIITSRLENLFNAVPAHVDPNEIDVVDVTWGLDSPLWTKEKKFPGCRQVAAFYMWFDYCNQLIREASTDVADVLAKHIRINFFEKIVTPALADHQVILVTALITKCLKELASSTLFTEVSYWLVGHNRHPEIPNVCTSPVLYRLINNCYTDSDELTVETLKLFEEVIDKRNEHTLHCLALMYLTSRGYYDNTAADSAITSWSDEEDEREREKKSTLDLSYEQSHSRTLAPSNIHRIVNCFLSLVPRYLQTDPDINSYERCMVVLEKQYSTVLRDCFLMAWPLEAVTHDDSASSDSRPEADHGATRFYMGPFLTMLFDKVCNMSKQRYEINLQLTVVISRLTLLPHPYLHEFLLNPLLPLVPGTKSLFTCLQKVIKQLVNEIPKTAESKQKLKETRERLLDDCIHDVEKENTLLESVVVTEEFCKGLAAIAYVKYHHSM
- the LOC124946495 gene encoding FHF complex subunit HOOK interacting protein 2A-like isoform X3 — protein: MYIFLNYVYIYIYIHSMRITSSFVCVHIYIYIWLMFHTIKLSITSDFKIAPPATPLQDFTYHWKQLMNFYINHLNDCKVPIQTTSIPRHLDRLLELLLEEEKDGNDPGPCLEYLLQHKLLDLLASLATAETPPGMRVVCLSFLRKLLGRSKYPLLHHTSIYAPIQRLIVICNGNTPSPIETEEIQFLLTLCFLVCKYPHVTNIINDVPMLQKPNGSNRSNSERLEVEKVTYVPNRKKNNSNPLFEPLNTQAIALVNPNLLNPENNRRKSLCSNISCIKIDLPPNTSTRSNASTSSKDTENISQSSSPLTQNVCCNSTLTMNLPDDKQNNSNITDKLCDELDNPVTEIETCLQSMKDLRLTEDCNTCDKTNNPIENNCGRSLLIPSRIPAKSKCLLLEALMSYVNSADNTVRVRACEGIMVLASLEDITFAQMVAQSDLSTIITSRLENLFNAVPAHVDPNEIDVVDVTWGLDSPLWTKEKKFPGCRQVAAFYMWFDYCNQLIREASTDVADVLAKHIRINFFEKIVTPALADHQVILVTALITKCLKELASSTLFTEVSYWLVGHNRHPEIPNVCTSPVLYRLINNCYTDSDELTVETLKLFEEVIDKRNEHTLHCLALMYLTSRGYYDNTAADSAITSWSDEEDEREREKKSTLDLSYEQSHSRTLAPSNIHRIVN